A window of the Ostrea edulis chromosome 1, xbOstEdul1.1, whole genome shotgun sequence genome harbors these coding sequences:
- the LOC125674604 gene encoding neutral cholesterol ester hydrolase 1-like, whose product MTTRGSQTNNMAYNFCGPLPPLVVLLALFLYFYLDARVPEPIPEKLKVKVMDAMMKTYGHTVNVLVSLRITEPFSDLVRKIADGFVLTMVTGFPWGLGPYDPRIKITDTHIREVRVKVYEPVSSLGRPERPVLIYFHGGGWSLLSVDSYDPLMRKISLDSGVVVISVNYRLSPQFPFPIPLNDCHEVVEYVIENSKTMRIDKSRIAIGGDSAGGNMAAAISLRLKSKIAMQMLLVPSLQFVNFNTTAFNENTLYLNRSINDPDSLMFVINYLGLEPKYMNYLRFNNHTSPSFKQSLENEYADQTLWLPKKYVRDKVIRENMEQPVDTGDEELFEKIKNKILDPLVSPLLADDDHLENLPYTYIMVCGYDFVRDDGIMFYERLNQIEEEVHLAYYPEGFHNALFFPHGPLKLDVAVRIVDDIVKTLKNVL is encoded by the exons ATGACCACACGTGGCTCTCAAACTAACAATATGGCGTACAACTTTTGTGGTCCATTGCCGCCTTTGGTTGTGCTCCTAGCGCTTTTCCTGTATTTTTATCTTGACGCCCGTGTCCCGGAACCCATACCAGAAAAGTTAAAGGTCAAAGTGATGGACGCAATGATGAAGACTTACGGTCACACG GTGAATGTATTAGTGTCCTTGCGAATCACCGAACCATTTTCAGACCTCGTCAGAAAAATTGCCGATGGGTTCGTGCTCACTATGGTAACAGGATTCCCGTGGGGACTGGGGCCGTATGATCCTAGAATAAAG ATAACCGACACACACATTAGAGAGGTACGTGTGAAAGTCTATGAACCGGTGAGTAGTTTGGGAAGGCCTGAGCGACCCGTCCTCATCTACTTCCACGGGGGTGGCTGGAGCTTGCTGTCTGTCG ACTCGTACGATCCGTTGATGAGAAAAATATCACTTGATAGCGGAGTAGTTGTAATATCAGTCAA TTACAGATTAAGTCCACAGTTTCCTTTTCCTATCCCACTTAATGACTGCCATGAAGTTGTGGAGTATGTCATAGAGAACAGTAAAACCATGAGAATAGATAAAAGCCGCATTGCGATTGGAGGAGACAGCGCCGGTGGCAACATGGCTGCCGCAATCTCGCTGCGATTGAAATCCAAAATTGCTATGCAAATGCTGCTTGTTCCTTCTCTTCAGTTTGTGAATTTCAATACAACGGCTTTCAATGAAAATACACTTTATCTAAATCGAAGCATCAACGACCCCGATTCTTTGATGTTTGTTATCAACTATCTTGGTCTAGAACCAAAATACATGAATTACCTCAGGTTCAACAATCACACGTCACCAAGTTTTAAACAGTCACTAGAAAATGAATATGCGGATCAAACATTGTGGCTTCCCAAAAAGTATGTGCGGGACAAAGTTATACGTGAAAATATGGAACAACCCGTGGATACCGGTGACGAAGAACTTTTCGAGAAGATAAAGAACAAAATACTAGACCCTTTAGTGTCGCCGTTACTTGCAGATGATGATCACCTTGAAAATTTACCGTACACTTACATTATGGTTTGTGGATATGATTTTGTGAGGGACGATGGTATTATGTTTTACGAACGATTAAATCAAATAGAGGAAGAGGTGCACCTTGCCTACTACCCTGAAGGTTTTCACAATGCTTTATTTTTTCCACATGGACCTTTAAAGCTTGATGTCGCTGTGAGAATTGTTGATGATATTGTCAAAACTTTGAAAAATGTTCTTTGA